A genomic segment from Helicobacter sp. 12S02232-10 encodes:
- the nspC gene encoding carboxynorspermidine decarboxylase, whose amino-acid sequence MNFFKIPTPCYVLEEDKLKKNLKILNFVQIESGAKVLLALKGYAFWRSFELIRDYIKGCCASGIYEAMLAFEEFGSREIDKEICVFSPAYKNLEMEQLLPIATHIIFNSFAQWQKFKNKIENKNKHLQSLGFSEIEVGLRVNPLYSEVQPPIYNPCISGSRLGITPSEFEKGVRNFGLEGIQGLHFHTHCEQNSDVLERTLVHFEKYFKPYASQMKWFNFGGGHHITRSDYDVQKLIAIIKDFRARYGDADVFLEPGEAVGWQSGFLIGEVVDIVWNEIAIAILDVSASAHMPDCLEMPYRPNVKKISLVGNEQQIEEDKGEKIGKYSYRFGGPTCLAGDVIGDYSFETPLNVGDKILFEDMMHYTIVKNNTFNGVPLPSLGVISNGEFRLLKNFDYNDYKNRN is encoded by the coding sequence ATGAATTTTTTTAAAATCCCAACCCCTTGTTATGTTCTTGAAGAAGATAAGCTTAAAAAAAATCTCAAGATATTAAATTTTGTTCAAATAGAAAGTGGTGCTAAAGTCTTACTTGCCCTTAAAGGATATGCGTTTTGGCGAAGTTTTGAACTCATAAGGGATTATATTAAAGGATGTTGTGCAAGCGGTATTTATGAAGCTATGCTTGCTTTTGAGGAATTTGGTTCTCGAGAGATTGATAAAGAGATTTGCGTCTTTAGCCCTGCTTATAAAAATTTGGAGATGGAGCAATTGTTGCCTATAGCCACACATATTATTTTTAATTCTTTTGCACAGTGGCAAAAATTCAAAAATAAGATTGAAAATAAAAACAAGCACCTCCAATCCTTAGGTTTTTCAGAAATTGAAGTGGGTTTGCGGGTAAATCCACTTTATAGCGAAGTACAACCTCCTATTTATAACCCTTGTATTTCGGGGAGTCGTTTGGGCATTACACCATCAGAGTTTGAAAAAGGGGTGCGGAATTTTGGTTTGGAAGGAATTCAGGGATTGCACTTTCATACTCATTGTGAGCAGAATTCTGATGTTCTTGAAAGAACGCTTGTTCATTTTGAAAAATATTTTAAACCTTATGCTTCTCAGATGAAATGGTTTAATTTTGGTGGTGGGCATCACATCACACGATCAGATTATGATGTGCAAAAACTGATTGCCATTATTAAGGATTTTAGGGCAAGGTATGGCGATGCTGATGTTTTTTTAGAACCTGGAGAGGCAGTTGGCTGGCAAAGTGGTTTTTTGATTGGGGAAGTGGTGGATATTGTTTGGAATGAGATTGCCATAGCGATTTTAGATGTGAGTGCAAGCGCACATATGCCCGATTGCCTTGAAATGCCTTATCGTCCTAACGTTAAAAAAATATCATTGGTTGGAAATGAGCAACAAATTGAAGAAGATAAGGGTGAGAAAATCGGAAAATATTCTTATCGCTTTGGAGGTCCGACTTGTTTGGCTGGAGATGTGATTGGGGATTATAGTTTTGAAACTCCATTAAATGTGGGAGATAAGATTTTATTTGAAGATATGATGCATTATACAATCGTCAAGAATAATACTTTTAATGGTGTGCCTCTCCCAAGTTTAGGGGTCATTTCCAATGGAGAATTCCGGCTTTTGAAAAACTTTGATTACAATGATTATAAAAATCGCAATTAG
- a CDS encoding tRNA (cytidine(34)-2'-O)-methyltransferase, whose translation MINIVLIEPRIPQNTGNIGRLCVAANARLHLIHPLGFSIDEKSLKRAGMDYWQNLKLSEWENSEHFWKAHPIDKKHFFLSTKAKKLYYEGDFEDECFLYFGREDAGLDEKILFQNPDQTLKIPMTQGTRSINLATAVGAVLYEAIRQTENYLKF comes from the coding sequence ATGATAAACATCGTACTTATCGAACCTAGAATTCCACAAAATACTGGCAATATTGGCAGACTCTGCGTAGCAGCAAACGCAAGATTGCACTTGATTCACCCATTAGGATTCTCCATTGATGAAAAATCGCTCAAAAGAGCCGGTATGGACTATTGGCAAAACCTTAAACTTAGCGAATGGGAAAATAGCGAACATTTTTGGAAAGCTCATCCAATCGATAAAAAACATTTTTTCTTAAGTACAAAAGCAAAAAAACTCTATTATGAAGGCGACTTTGAAGATGAGTGTTTTTTATACTTCGGCAGAGAAGATGCCGGACTTGATGAAAAGATCTTATTTCAAAATCCAGATCAAACCCTAAAAATTCCTATGACACAAGGAACCAGAAGCATCAATTTAGCAACCGCAGTAGGAGCAGTACTTTATGAAGCCATCAGGCAAACGGAAAATTATTTAAAATTCTAA
- the ychF gene encoding redox-regulated ATPase YchF: protein MGLSIGIVGLPNVGKSSTFNALTKAQNAQSANYPFCTIEPNRAIVNVPDKRLSELARIVNPERILHSVVEFVDIAGLVKGASKGEGLGNQFLANIKECDAILHIVRCFEDSNITHVEGRIDPISDIEIIELELLLADIQTLNKRIEKLQRQAKTDKSAKETLECAFVLLQHLENSNPIRTFKDKDNEVFVTLDKELRFLSNKEVIYGANVNEESVGFPNEYFKKVQDYAQANDSEVIMLCAKLEEEMVGMDDVERKEFLESLGCEESGLEQIIRTGFAKLGLINYFTAGVKEVRSWTIHKGDSAPVAAGVIHKDFEKGFIRAETISYEDFIKYGGETKAKEAGAVRIEGKDYIVQDGDVMHFRFNV, encoded by the coding sequence ATGGGTCTCTCTATCGGAATTGTTGGGTTGCCAAATGTGGGCAAATCAAGCACTTTTAATGCACTCACAAAAGCTCAGAATGCACAATCTGCGAATTATCCTTTTTGTACCATTGAACCGAATCGGGCAATTGTTAATGTTCCTGATAAAAGACTTTCAGAGCTTGCAAGAATTGTCAATCCTGAAAGAATTTTGCATTCAGTTGTTGAATTTGTAGATATTGCTGGGCTTGTTAAAGGTGCAAGCAAAGGAGAAGGATTAGGGAATCAATTCTTGGCTAATATCAAGGAGTGCGATGCGATTTTGCATATCGTGCGTTGTTTTGAGGATTCAAACATTACTCACGTGGAAGGCAGGATTGATCCGATTTCAGATATTGAAATTATTGAGCTTGAACTTTTGCTTGCAGATATACAAACCCTCAATAAACGGATTGAAAAACTTCAAAGACAAGCAAAGACAGATAAAAGTGCCAAAGAAACTTTGGAATGCGCATTTGTGCTTTTGCAACATTTGGAAAATTCCAATCCGATAAGGACTTTTAAAGATAAAGATAATGAAGTTTTTGTTACTCTTGATAAAGAGTTACGATTTTTGAGTAATAAAGAGGTTATTTATGGGGCTAATGTTAATGAAGAGTCCGTTGGTTTTCCTAATGAATATTTTAAAAAGGTTCAAGATTATGCCCAAGCCAATGATTCAGAGGTTATTATGCTTTGTGCGAAACTTGAAGAAGAAATGGTTGGAATGGATGATGTAGAACGTAAAGAATTTTTAGAAAGCTTGGGGTGTGAGGAAAGTGGCTTAGAACAGATTATCCGCACAGGCTTTGCTAAGTTGGGTTTGATTAATTATTTTACCGCAGGGGTTAAAGAGGTTCGTTCTTGGACGATTCATAAAGGCGATAGTGCGCCTGTGGCTGCGGGGGTCATCCATAAGGATTTTGAAAAAGGTTTTATCCGTGCAGAAACAATTTCTTATGAAGATTTTATTAAATACGGCGGTGAAACAAAAGCCAAAGAAGCTGGAGCTGTTAGAATAGAAGGCAAAGACTATATCGTGCAAGATGGTGATGTGATGCATTTTCGATTCAATGTATAG
- a CDS encoding endonuclease MutS2: MQENHRYQVLIDKLDLKDFIDSFKEFFARKKPIHIEGDRLALNNFIQELDKIDFAPPAKTKELNTQILHLKKFGVLKLEEIFEFIKIIRYFMYLKSLSQIPQESYIWKYLQNIQIPTPIIDLTKNFEITGEIKTGIYEDLDSLKQSVTRQKAQISKTLNEIIHSQKLSPYLVDKQIHYIDTNETLLLKAGFNHIIKGIIISRSQNGFFYLLPEQIRSIRQKISELDDKLQACLYEICKNISSILNKHTLFLSFINKEFDKFDHLQARVKFAKTYNLEFVTNKTTNKTIILKDFSHPALQHPKPISIDFSSNLLMITGVNAGGKTMLLKSILTSVFLSKYLLPMKINAFHSKIPNFKNIFAIIADPQNSKNDISTFAGRMLNFSQILGLEDLIIAIDEIELGTDADEASSLYKVLLEFLLDKNAKIIVTTHHKRLAALMAQDERIQMCAAIFDEEKQIPTYEFLYGSIGKSYAFESAKRYGIPENLIKKAKEVYGQDKEKLNELIEKSAQLEMALKQKMLDLESKITQYERKKTEQQNLIYKLESDYIKEKNFLQNTYQEALNQLKQSIKDKEISDIHRNINNANKILSSFKKQNEIFKNTSESKKEIKIGDRIQYGSAKGIVKGKNGNICQIELDEGIKLKIDAKKLKLIPNISIQNKPKLHFQNPINLNVSLDLHGLRGEEAIEKLDKFLSDALIGGFDEVIVYHGIGTGKLSFVIKEFLKTHPKVLAFYDAPPQMGGFGAKIIKL, translated from the coding sequence ATGCAAGAAAATCACCGATATCAAGTCTTGATTGATAAACTTGATTTAAAAGATTTTATTGATTCCTTCAAGGAATTTTTTGCCCGTAAAAAGCCAATCCATATAGAAGGAGACAGGCTTGCTTTAAATAATTTCATTCAAGAACTTGACAAGATTGATTTTGCACCGCCTGCCAAGACTAAGGAACTAAATACGCAAATTCTACATCTTAAGAAATTTGGCGTCTTAAAACTTGAAGAAATTTTTGAATTTATAAAAATCATCCGTTATTTTATGTATCTCAAATCTCTCAGCCAAATCCCTCAAGAGTCCTACATTTGGAAATATCTCCAAAATATCCAAATCCCGACTCCAATCATTGATTTAACAAAAAATTTCGAAATCACAGGCGAAATTAAAACAGGTATTTATGAAGATCTTGATAGCTTAAAACAATCTGTCACAAGACAAAAAGCTCAAATTTCAAAAACACTTAATGAGATCATCCATTCACAAAAACTTTCTCCTTATCTTGTAGATAAACAAATCCACTATATTGACACAAATGAGACACTACTTTTAAAAGCAGGATTCAATCACATCATTAAAGGAATCATTATTTCACGCTCCCAAAACGGATTTTTCTATCTTTTACCCGAACAAATCCGCAGTATCCGTCAAAAAATCTCCGAGCTTGATGACAAACTTCAGGCTTGTCTTTATGAAATCTGCAAAAATATTTCTTCAATTTTAAACAAACACACACTTTTTTTGAGTTTTATCAATAAAGAATTTGATAAATTCGACCATCTCCAAGCTAGAGTGAAATTTGCCAAAACCTACAATCTTGAATTTGTCACCAACAAAACCACAAACAAAACAATTATCCTAAAAGACTTTTCTCATCCCGCACTACAACATCCCAAACCAATCAGTATTGATTTTTCTTCTAACCTGTTGATGATTACAGGCGTGAATGCAGGTGGAAAAACAATGTTATTAAAGTCTATTTTAACAAGTGTTTTTTTATCCAAATATTTATTGCCTATGAAAATCAATGCTTTCCATTCTAAAATCCCAAACTTTAAAAACATATTCGCCATCATCGCTGATCCCCAGAACAGTAAAAACGATATTTCCACGTTTGCAGGACGAATGTTAAATTTCAGTCAAATTTTAGGTCTTGAAGATCTCATTATCGCTATAGATGAAATCGAACTCGGAACGGATGCCGATGAAGCTAGCAGTCTTTATAAAGTGCTTTTGGAATTCTTGTTGGATAAAAACGCTAAAATCATTGTCACCACTCATCATAAAAGACTTGCCGCGCTTATGGCACAAGATGAAAGAATTCAAATGTGTGCAGCAATTTTTGATGAAGAAAAACAAATTCCTACTTATGAGTTTTTATATGGGAGTATTGGAAAAAGCTACGCCTTTGAGAGCGCTAAAAGATATGGTATCCCTGAAAATCTCATCAAAAAAGCCAAAGAAGTTTATGGTCAAGATAAAGAAAAACTCAACGAATTGATCGAAAAATCTGCGCAGCTTGAAATGGCACTCAAACAAAAAATGCTTGATCTTGAATCAAAAATAACCCAATATGAAAGAAAAAAAACTGAACAACAAAATCTTATTTATAAACTAGAATCTGATTACATCAAAGAAAAAAATTTTCTTCAAAACACTTACCAAGAGGCTTTAAATCAACTCAAGCAAAGCATTAAAGACAAAGAAATCAGCGATATCCATCGCAATATTAATAATGCCAATAAAATTTTAAGCTCGTTTAAAAAACAAAATGAGATTTTTAAAAACACTTCAGAATCTAAAAAAGAAATTAAAATCGGAGATAGAATCCAATACGGTTCTGCTAAGGGGATTGTAAAAGGGAAAAACGGAAATATATGCCAAATAGAGCTTGATGAGGGTATCAAATTAAAAATCGATGCAAAAAAACTCAAACTCATTCCAAATATTTCAATTCAAAATAAACCAAAACTACATTTTCAAAATCCTATAAATCTCAATGTCAGCTTGGATTTACACGGATTAAGGGGTGAAGAAGCGATTGAAAAATTAGATAAATTTCTATCAGATGCTCTGATTGGAGGGTTTGATGAAGTGATTGTATATCACGGGATTGGAACAGGAAAATTATCTTTTGTGATTAAAGAATTTTTAAAGACACATCCAAAAGTTTTGGCTTTTTATGATGCTCCTCCTCAAATGGGAGGATTTGGTGCAAAAATCATCAAATTATAA
- the murC gene encoding UDP-N-acetylmuramate--L-alanine ligase → MILKKDISKLKIHFIGIGGIGISGLAKYLKAQGANISGSDITESNATRYLRSIGIPITIPHSKDAITDQELVIHSAIIKPENIEIQEAQKKGILILSRKEALEFILCNKRVFSVCGAHGKSTTSAMLSAIFPEFGAIIGADTKEYGSNVREIQSQSIVFEADESDRSFLNSNPYCAIVTNAEPEHMESYEHSLENFHAAYRQFLTSASKRCINAEDPFLNAFASESCRLFPSKDISNISYILKEDEPYTRFTLKDLGSFDVWGFGEHTAINASLAILAAKTELEIEQIRKNLTHFKGIKKRFDIIQKGQLTIIDDYAHHPTEIKATLESVKIYSNLKQKNKIIAIWQPHKYSRLLDNLEGFQECFKKNCDELIILPVWKAGESEVFLDMEKIFGHYRPIFAQKIKKDNEQIKLLYGDKTIKTIKEGIVIGLGAGDITYQLRGEK, encoded by the coding sequence ATGATTCTCAAAAAAGATATCAGCAAACTCAAAATTCATTTCATCGGTATCGGTGGAATAGGAATTTCAGGGCTTGCCAAATATCTCAAAGCTCAAGGCGCCAACATCAGCGGTTCTGACATTACTGAAAGCAATGCCACAAGATACCTGCGCTCCATTGGTATTCCTATAACTATACCTCATAGCAAAGATGCCATCACCGACCAAGAGCTTGTCATCCATTCAGCCATTATTAAACCCGAAAATATCGAAATCCAAGAAGCTCAAAAAAAAGGAATTCTGATTCTCTCAAGAAAAGAAGCTCTAGAGTTTATTTTATGCAATAAACGAGTATTTAGCGTCTGTGGTGCGCACGGAAAAAGCACTACAAGCGCAATGCTCAGTGCTATTTTTCCTGAATTTGGAGCTATTATTGGGGCTGATACCAAAGAATATGGATCAAATGTAAGAGAAATACAAAGCCAAAGCATTGTTTTTGAAGCAGATGAGTCAGATAGAAGTTTTCTAAATTCCAATCCTTACTGCGCTATCGTTACCAACGCTGAACCTGAACATATGGAAAGTTATGAACACAGTTTAGAAAATTTCCACGCCGCCTACAGACAATTTCTTACTTCAGCTTCAAAGCGATGCATCAATGCCGAAGATCCTTTTCTCAATGCATTTGCTTCAGAATCCTGCAGACTTTTTCCCTCAAAAGATATCTCTAATATTTCTTATATCCTAAAAGAAGATGAACCTTATACCCGCTTCACTCTCAAAGACTTGGGCAGTTTTGATGTGTGGGGATTTGGAGAACACACCGCTATTAACGCTTCTTTGGCGATTTTGGCTGCCAAAACTGAACTAGAGATTGAACAAATCAGAAAAAATCTGACCCATTTCAAAGGCATTAAAAAACGCTTTGATATTATTCAAAAGGGGCAATTAACCATCATTGATGACTATGCTCATCATCCCACCGAAATCAAAGCCACGCTCGAATCTGTCAAAATCTACTCAAATCTAAAACAAAAAAACAAAATTATCGCCATTTGGCAACCTCACAAATATTCAAGGCTTTTAGACAATTTGGAAGGATTTCAAGAATGTTTCAAGAAAAATTGTGATGAACTCATCATTTTACCTGTATGGAAGGCAGGTGAAAGTGAAGTCTTCTTGGATATGGAAAAAATCTTTGGGCATTATCGCCCCATCTTTGCTCAAAAAATCAAAAAAGACAATGAACAAATCAAACTTCTCTATGGAGACAAAACAATCAAAACAATCAAAGAAGGTATTGTTATAGGTCTTGGAGCAGGCGATATTACCTATCAATTAAGGGGAGAAAAATAA
- a CDS encoding succinyldiaminopimelate transaminase, protein MNFQPYPFERLKNLTASIIPKKQGLTLTIGEPQFQTPLLIQDELKDYAYELRYYPKSDGEDYLKNAQLHFIKNRFGISLKSTQIIPTFGTREVLFNFPQFLLFDTPEPTIAHPNPFYQIYEGAAIASRAKTIYMNLEKANDFKPILNSEEKKQVNLVILNSPNNPTGATLSMDELKLWVKWALEYDFVLLNDECYSEIYQSTPPISILQASYESGNQEFKNILALNSISKRSSAPGLRSGFIAGDENILKNYRRYRSYIGCAIPNPLQRASAKAWGDFCLSEDIRKKYAKNLQIAQKIFPQTFISPYTFYLWLEVTEDIDFTQKLYEEEGILVLPGSFLGREGIGKGYVRIALVYEENILKPALKTISNFLNSYLKGKQ, encoded by the coding sequence GTGAATTTTCAACCCTATCCGTTTGAAAGATTGAAAAATCTGACCGCCTCCATTATCCCCAAAAAACAAGGTCTTACCCTGACAATCGGAGAACCCCAATTTCAAACCCCGCTTTTAATACAAGATGAACTCAAAGATTACGCTTATGAGCTTCGATATTACCCCAAAAGCGACGGGGAAGATTATCTAAAAAATGCTCAGTTGCATTTTATAAAAAATCGTTTTGGAATTTCTCTGAAATCAACTCAAATTATTCCCACATTCGGAACCCGCGAAGTACTTTTTAATTTCCCCCAATTTTTACTTTTTGACACACCTGAGCCAACGATCGCCCATCCCAATCCATTCTATCAAATCTATGAAGGAGCTGCCATTGCCTCTAGAGCAAAGACCATTTATATGAATCTAGAAAAAGCAAATGATTTTAAACCTATTTTGAATTCTGAAGAAAAAAAACAAGTTAATCTAGTTATTCTAAACTCCCCCAATAATCCAACTGGAGCCACTCTCAGTATGGATGAGCTTAAGTTATGGGTAAAATGGGCATTAGAATACGATTTTGTCCTACTTAATGATGAATGCTACAGCGAAATCTACCAATCAACCCCGCCCATCTCAATACTTCAAGCCTCTTATGAATCAGGCAATCAAGAATTTAAAAATATTTTAGCACTAAATTCTATTTCAAAACGCTCCTCAGCTCCAGGCCTCAGGAGTGGGTTTATTGCAGGTGATGAAAATATTTTAAAAAATTACCGGAGATACCGCTCTTACATAGGATGTGCTATTCCTAATCCTCTCCAAAGAGCAAGTGCAAAGGCGTGGGGAGACTTTTGCTTGAGTGAAGATATCAGGAAAAAATATGCCAAAAATCTCCAAATTGCCCAAAAAATATTTCCACAAACATTCATCTCTCCTTATACATTTTACTTGTGGCTTGAAGTTACAGAAGATATTGACTTTACTCAAAAACTCTATGAAGAAGAAGGAATTTTAGTTCTCCCTGGAAGTTTTCTTGGCAGAGAAGGAATAGGAAAGGGTTATGTCAGAATTGCACTTGTATATGAAGAAAATATTTTAAAACCTGCCTTAAAAACTATCTCGAATTTTCTCAATTCCTATTTAAAAGGCAAACAATGA
- a CDS encoding radical SAM/SPASM domain-containing protein yields the protein MFRFKKIYIELSDICGLKCSFCPNPKNIRKTMSLDLFKKACEQSAPLCERVTFHVLGDPCRIKNLGDYLDIAQRYDLKVELVTSGFYLHPSLFDLLLSPPIFQLSVSLNAGFDKNNHAHKDYLKNIFKLCAYKILKDTPNFINLRLQETSLDELCWVKDCILKEFGIEDKELGMRFRLGKKVFLNITRTFQWPKIETQELPNLNKYCHGLISQVAILADGTVVPCCVDSEGKINLGNLHHQYLTDILSSPKASKIREGFMRGEACEELCKHCCYPAKRT from the coding sequence ATGTTTAGATTTAAAAAAATTTATATAGAACTGAGTGATATTTGTGGGCTAAAATGCAGTTTTTGCCCCAACCCAAAAAACATTCGTAAAACGATGTCTTTGGATTTGTTCAAAAAAGCTTGCGAACAAAGTGCGCCTCTTTGCGAACGTGTTACTTTTCACGTATTGGGCGATCCGTGCAGAATCAAGAATTTAGGGGATTATTTAGATATTGCTCAAAGATATGATTTGAAAGTTGAACTGGTGACAAGTGGATTTTATTTGCACCCGTCTTTATTTGATCTGCTCCTTTCTCCTCCGATTTTTCAGCTTTCAGTTTCTTTGAATGCAGGTTTTGATAAAAATAATCACGCCCATAAAGATTACCTTAAAAACATATTCAAGCTTTGTGCTTATAAAATTTTAAAAGATACGCCTAATTTTATTAATTTGAGGCTTCAAGAGACTTCTTTAGATGAGCTGTGTTGGGTTAAGGATTGCATTTTGAAAGAATTTGGGATTGAGGATAAAGAGCTTGGAATGCGTTTTCGTTTGGGTAAAAAAGTTTTTTTAAACATTACAAGAACTTTTCAATGGCCCAAAATTGAAACCCAAGAGCTTCCCAATCTAAACAAATATTGTCACGGATTGATTTCTCAAGTAGCTATTTTAGCAGATGGAACTGTTGTTCCTTGCTGTGTGGATTCAGAAGGAAAAATTAATTTGGGAAATTTGCATCACCAATATCTTACAGATATTCTTTCTTCGCCCAAAGCCTCTAAGATACGAGAAGGGTTTATGCGAGGGGAAGCTTGCGAGGAGCTTTGCAAGCATTGTTGTTATCCTGCTAAACGGACTTAA
- a CDS encoding chemotaxis protein, producing the protein MSNLSQVDQVTSLHKNNELQLLCFRLEKNRDLYAVNVFKIREVVKYQGALTIVSHENSSLVEGLITIRELTIPLIDMKKWFYYDSKNKSKDLRPYRIQREEGEDDIIMICEFSKWTIGVRIYEADRILNKKWTEMEQSAGVGGNGGNSKLVSRTRYFDGKLVQVVDIEKMLVDVFPWIEEEKHEELNKVSKVKTNKSILLADDSPSVLKTMQIILDRLGVEHNDFINGQKLLDYLFAPTTDIDNIGMIITDLEMPEASGFEVIKQVKNNSETSHIPIVVNSSMSGSSNESMARSLNADDFISKSNPIDIERAVKQFIIERQTI; encoded by the coding sequence ATGTCAAATCTATCGCAAGTTGATCAAGTTACGAGTTTGCATAAAAATAATGAACTTCAATTGCTGTGCTTTCGTTTGGAAAAAAATAGAGATTTATATGCTGTCAATGTCTTTAAAATAAGGGAAGTTGTCAAATATCAAGGTGCTCTTACGATTGTCAGTCACGAAAACAGTTCTTTGGTCGAAGGTCTTATTACGATTAGGGAGCTTACCATTCCTTTGATTGATATGAAAAAATGGTTTTATTATGACAGCAAGAATAAGAGTAAGGATTTAAGACCTTATAGAATCCAGCGCGAAGAAGGCGAAGACGATATTATTATGATCTGTGAGTTTTCCAAATGGACAATTGGCGTCAGGATTTATGAGGCCGATAGGATCTTAAATAAAAAATGGACAGAAATGGAACAAAGTGCTGGTGTGGGCGGGAATGGAGGAAATAGTAAATTAGTGAGTCGCACGAGGTATTTTGATGGGAAGCTTGTGCAGGTGGTAGATATTGAAAAAATGCTTGTGGATGTTTTTCCTTGGATAGAGGAGGAAAAACACGAAGAATTGAATAAAGTCAGCAAAGTTAAAACCAATAAAAGTATATTGCTTGCTGATGATAGCCCGAGTGTTTTAAAAACAATGCAAATTATCTTAGACAGGCTTGGGGTAGAGCATAATGATTTTATCAATGGGCAAAAACTTCTTGATTATTTATTCGCTCCCACTACAGATATTGATAATATTGGAATGATTATCACAGATTTGGAAATGCCTGAAGCAAGTGGCTTTGAAGTCATCAAGCAGGTAAAAAATAATTCTGAAACTTCCCATATTCCCATCGTTGTTAATTCTTCAATGAGCGGGAGCAGTAATGAGAGTATGGCAAGATCTTTAAATGCCGATGATTTTATATCCAAATCAAACCCCATTGACATAGAGAGAGCCGTTAAGCAATTTATCATTGAAAGGCAAACGATTTAA
- a CDS encoding PAS domain-containing methyl-accepting chemotaxis protein, producing the protein MFFRKKNVSEDLKLREEMQKMDDILKAVNRSMASIEFSLDGTIISANENFLRLMEYSLDEIKGKHHSIFCGSKFVNSDDYRRFWDKLKNGEFESGVFERYTRSGKEVWLEATYNSILGPDGKPYRVIKFATDVTQNVIFKNDLESVLKAVNRSMATIEFDPKGIIISANENFLKVVGYTLDEIKGKHHSIFCEKSFVDSIEYSRFWESLRAGEFQSGNFVKRIAKNGKHIYLNANYNPIFDVDGKIYKIIKFATDITAQVDKDKANEKLASELVLENDELTKNGANVIDKTAGNIRHISEVIQSSSNLISSLDVQSGEITSVIQTIKDIADQTNLLALNAAIEAARAGEHGRGFAVVADEVRKLAERTGHSITEITTTINSMRDVTSQVVESIRISLDEIDNSVELANGAKDFMEKIRESSSKVANAILNK; encoded by the coding sequence ATGTTTTTTAGAAAAAAGAATGTATCTGAAGATTTAAAACTTAGGGAAGAAATGCAAAAAATGGATGATATTTTGAAGGCTGTTAATCGTTCAATGGCAAGTATCGAATTTAGTCTTGATGGTACTATTATTTCTGCGAATGAGAATTTTTTGAGATTGATGGAGTATAGTTTAGATGAGATTAAAGGAAAACACCACAGTATATTTTGTGGCTCTAAATTTGTAAATTCCGATGATTATAGAAGATTTTGGGATAAATTAAAGAATGGAGAATTTGAATCAGGGGTTTTTGAAAGATATACCCGATCAGGGAAAGAAGTTTGGCTTGAGGCGACTTATAATTCAATATTAGGACCTGATGGAAAACCTTATCGAGTGATAAAATTTGCTACCGATGTAACCCAGAATGTTATTTTTAAAAATGATTTGGAAAGTGTCTTAAAAGCAGTCAATCGCTCAATGGCTACGATTGAGTTTGATCCTAAGGGGATTATTATTTCTGCGAATGAGAATTTTTTGAAAGTGGTGGGTTATACTTTAGATGAGATTAAAGGGAAACATCACAGCATATTTTGTGAAAAATCTTTTGTTGATTCCATTGAATATTCGAGATTTTGGGAAAGTCTTCGGGCAGGAGAATTTCAGTCAGGCAATTTTGTAAAGAGGATTGCAAAAAATGGCAAACATATTTACTTGAATGCAAATTATAACCCTATTTTTGATGTGGATGGAAAGATTTATAAGATCATTAAATTTGCTACAGATATTACTGCTCAGGTTGATAAGGATAAGGCAAATGAAAAATTAGCTTCAGAATTGGTATTGGAAAACGATGAACTTACTAAAAATGGAGCCAATGTCATTGATAAGACTGCTGGGAATATCAGACATATATCAGAAGTGATACAATCAAGTTCAAACCTTATTTCTTCTCTTGATGTGCAATCTGGTGAAATTACATCTGTTATTCAAACCATCAAAGATATTGCCGATCAAACCAATCTTTTAGCTTTAAATGCTGCCATTGAGGCTGCTAGAGCTGGCGAACATGGTAGAGGTTTTGCTGTTGTAGCCGATGAGGTGCGTAAGCTTGCAGAAAGAACAGGGCATTCAATTACTGAAATTACAACCACAATTAATTCAATGAGAGATGTCACCTCACAAGTTGTTGAAAGCATTCGCATCAGTCTTGATGAAATAGACAATAGTGTGGAACTTGCCAATGGAGCAAAAGATTTTATGGAAAAAATTCGAGAGAGTTCTTCAAAAGTTGCTAATGCGATTTTAAATAAATAA